One part of the Vicia villosa cultivar HV-30 ecotype Madison, WI linkage group LG6, Vvil1.0, whole genome shotgun sequence genome encodes these proteins:
- the LOC131611816 gene encoding amino acid transporter AVT1D-like, whose product MPRGKMKFDEDLGPDREDDFQTDDEENQAERVFDNLDDDDTESDINNNSPPSRNLSNEVDFNTSWPQTYRTSMDMLTSVSKTPPGINFFKIISSAGKIIVPKECVQDEFTNSLTLPLVSDEKTSIGKEEPTSKPQVQSHVSCPKISVTEFSPPERESSFAQSVINGTNILCGIGLMTIPYAVKEGGWLSLAILLLFALACCYTGILLMRCLQSRPQLNTYPDIGQAAFGIAGRLGIAIILYMELFGSCVEYITLVSDNLSSLFPNTGMNLAGTELSTNQVFSITAALLVLPTVWLRDLSLLSYISVGGIFATTLVALCLFWAGAVNQIGFINPRTKILDIENISVSIGLFGFGFAGHAVFPNVYSSMKDQSKFPLVLYISFVFCLVMYVSVGVVGYLLFGDKVESQFTLNMPKELYASKIAIWTTVVTPLAKYALTLLPIVSSIEELVPSPRLRCYAMSIVIRTALVLASLAVALSFPYFGSVMALIGSMLSMIVALIYPCACYLKLHSGRLSYMQITNCILVIIVGVISGIIGTYSATTRIAGKGD is encoded by the exons ATGCCAAGAGGTAAAATGAAGTTTGACGAGGATCTTGGTCCTGACCGTGAAGATGATTTTCAAACAGATGATGAAGAAAATCAAGCAGAAAGGGTTTTTGATAATTTGGATGATGATGATACCGAATCAGATATTAACAATAATTCACCTCCTTCAAGAAATTTGTCCAATGAGGTTGACTTCAATACCTCATGGCCTCAAACCTATAG GACATCTATGGACATGTTAACAAGTGTAAGTAAGACACCACCTGGGATTAATTTCTTCAAGATAATTAGTTCAGCAGGGAAGATTATTGTCCCTAAGGAATGCGTCCAAGATGAATTTACCAATTCTTTGACTTTACCGCTTGTTTCTGACGAAAAAACTTCAATCGGAAAAGAGGAACCTACATCGAAACCTCAAGTTCAATCACATGTCAGCTGTCCGAAAATTTCTGTCACTGAGTTTTCGCCACCAGAGAGGGAAAGTTCCTTTGCACAATCAGTGATTAATG GGACCAATATATTATGTGGGATCGGGCTTATGACCATTCCGTATGCTGTAAAAGAAGGAGGGTGGTTGAGCCTTGCAATACTGCTACTGTTTGCTCTCGCTTGTTGCTATACTGGTATTTTATTGATGAGATGTTTACAAAGCCGTCCTCAACTCAACACCTATCCAGATATTGGCCAGGCTGCTTTTGGAATTGCTGGTCGCTTGGGGATTGCG ATCATTTTATACATGGAACTATTT GGTTCTTGTGTTGAGTATATAACTCTTGTCAGTGATAACCTCTCATCACTTTTCCCCAACACTGGCATGAACTTAGCCGGTACAGAGCTAAGTACAAATCAAGTTTTTTCCATCACTGCAGCTCTTCTAGTTTTACCGACAGTTTGGTTGCGAGATTTAAGCCTGCTTTCATATATTTCAG TTGGAGGAATATTTGCAACAACACTTGTAGCACTTTGCTTGTTTTGGGCTGGTGCAGTAAACCAAATTGGATTTATCAATCCGAGAACGAAAATTTTAGACATTGAAAACATATCTGTATCAATTGGTCTCTTTGGTTTCGGATTCGCTGGCCATGCTGTTTTTCCAAATGTCTACTCTTCCATGAAGGATCAATCCAAATTCCCATTAGTTCTATATATCAG TTTTGTTTTCTGTCTTGTTATGTACGTTAGTGTAGGAGTAGTCGGATATTTACTGTTTGGTGACAAAGTTGAATCTCAGTTTACCTTAAACATGCCAAAAGAGTTATATGCATCAAAGATAGCAATCTGGACAACG GTTGTGACTCCTCTAGCAAAATACGCCTTAACGTTATTGCCTATTGTATCAAGCATAGAGGAACTTGTTCCTTCTCCTAGGCTAAGATGTTATGCAATGTCTATTGTAATCAGAACAGCTTTAGTTCTTGCAAGTTTAGCTGTGGCTCTCTCTTTTCCATATTTTG GTTCTGTGATGGCACTAATTGGTTCTATGTTGTCAATGATAGTT GCACTTATTTATCCTTGTGCATGTTATCTCAAGCTACACAGTGGCAGATTATCATATATGCAG atAACAAATTGCATTTTGGTTATTATTGTGGGGGTGATAAGCGGTATCATAGGAACATACTCAGCTACTACAAGAATAGCTGGCAAGGGAGACTAA
- the LOC131611817 gene encoding aspartic proteinase PCS1-like, producing the protein MKCTIPTNPLLKILTFFILQTFPLTTQSKILTLPLKSQVISSGYLPRPPNKLRFHHNVSLTVSITVGTPPQNVSLVIDTGSELSWLHCNNTNTTNRVSQNPFFNPNLSSSYKPISCSSSTCTTRTRDFPIPASCDSNNLCHATLSYADFSSSEGNLASDSFGFGGSDNPETVFGCMKSSVSTNLDGDFNTTGLMGMNLGSLSLVSQLRIPTFSYCISGSDLSGILLLGGSNFSWVGSLNGSLNYTPLVQVSIPLPYFDRAAYSVQLIGIKVSEKLLNLSNDMLAPDHTGAGQTMFDLGTQFTFLLGPVYSVLREEFLNQTNSTLSVLDDSNFVFQEAIDLCYRVSLNQSKLPELPSVSLVFEGAEMRISGDQLLYRVPNQVLGNDSVYCFTFGNSDLLGVESFIIGHHQQQNMWMEFDLAKSRVGMAHVRCDLVGQKVLSMG; encoded by the coding sequence ATGAAATGCACCATTCCCACAAACCCACTTCTCAAAATCCTCACTTTCTTCATCCTCCAAACTTTCCCACTCACAACACAATCAAAGATTCTAACTTTACCCCTCAAATCACAAGTTATTTCATCTGGGTACCTTCCAAGACCACCAAACAAGCTTCGTTTTCATCACAATGTTTCTCTCACAGTCTCAATTACTGTTGGCACCCCCCCTCAAAACGTGTCATTAGTAATTGACACAGGAAGTGAACTTTCATGGCTTCATTGCAACAACACCAACACCACAAACCGGGTTTCACAAAACCCGTTTTTTAACCCGAATTTGTCCTCTTCCTACAAACCCATTTCGTGTTCTTCATCAACCTGCACGACCCGAACCCGGGATTTTCCCATACCCGCTTCATGTGACTCCAACAATCTCTGCCATGCTACTCTTTCATACGCAGATTTTTCTTCCTCTGAAGGGAACCTTGCTTCGGACTCATTCGGGTTTGGAGGATCCGATAACCCGGAAACTGTATTCGGGTGTATGAAATCAAGTGTTAGCACAAACCTTGATGGAGATTTTAATACAACCGGGTTAATGGGTATGAATCTCGGGTCACTTTCTTTGGTTTCTCAGCTTAGGATACCTACATTCTCGTATTGTATATCAGGTTCGGATTTATCGGGTATTTTACTTCTTGGAGGATCCAATTTCTCATGGGTCGGGTCATTGAACGGGTCATTGAACTATACTCCCTTGGTTCAAGTATCCATTCCTTTACCCTATTTTGATCGGGCCGCTTATTCGGTTCAGTTAATAGGAATTAAGGTTTCGGAGAAACTACTTAATTTATCTAATGATATGCTCGCTCCAGATCATACTGGGGCGGGTCAAACTATGTTTGATTTAGGTACTCAATTTACGTTTTTACTTGGGCCGGTTTATAGTGTATTGCGAGAAGAGTTTCTTAATCAGACAAATAGTACTTTGAGTGTTTTGGACGACTCAAATTTTGTGTTTCAAGAAGCGATCGATCTTTGTTATCGAGTTTCATTGAACCAATCGAAATTACCTGAGTTGCCAAGTGTTAGTTTAGTTTTCGAAGGAGCTGAAATGAGGATTTCGGGTGACCAACTTTTATATCGAGTTCCTAATCAAGTACTAGGGAATGATTCGGTGTATTGCTTCACATTCGGGAACTCGGATTTATTGGGTGTTGAGTCATTCATCATTggacatcatcaacaacaaaataTGTGGATGGAGTTTGATCTTGCGAAATCTAGGGTTGGAATGGCTCATGTACGATGTGATTTGGTGGGTCAAAAAGTGTTGAGTATGGGATAG
- the LOC131614050 gene encoding uncharacterized protein LOC131614050, with translation MTFIPGRQILDGVLVTNEIIDYAKRNKKECLICKVDFAQAYDCVYWNFVKFMLKSMGFGDRWMKWVDFVVFTSSMAILVNGSPTEEFQVSRGLRQGDPLSPFLFKIVAEGLAGMVRQASLEGCSSLFMQAAASFLGYKVDILPFKFLGFTVGGNQRTLNFWKPVICSLKEKLALWKGKLLSIGGRVTLLNNVLSNIPCYQLSFYKLPLKAEKEIRAIQIKFLWQGVTDKCGVAWVKWDIWVWRFLVEEDSIWNGVMKHRYGELRSRLWNCDAGSYGVKDSLWWRDLIVLCANPHGIIHNIRVKIGNGSVAIFWSSCWLGNACLVVLYPSLYQETTFKEDTMKNMGYWRGESWCWNVIKAEEVLGLEATAELEELQDLLMDNTLNFNCEDVIIWPFDASKCFTVRSCYKLLMQAHGNAELEISSGQGLKAIWEAQPNFDGHKFVVGQNTNQKDDNHMVDDLVVYLEDEKRHDIQ, from the exons ATGACGTTCATACCAGGAAGACAAATTTTAGACGGTGTCTTGGTTACTAACGAAATTATTGACTATGCTAAGAGAAATAAGAAGGAGTGCCTAATTTGTAAAGTGGATTTTGCTCAAGCATATGATTGTGTGTATTGGAATTTTGTGAAATTCATGTTAAAAAGTATGGGATTTGGTGATAGATGGATGAAGTGGGTAGATTTTGTTGTGTTCACAAGCTCCATGGCTATATTGGTAAACGGTAGTCCAACAGAAGAATTTCAAGTCTCGAGGGGATTAAGACAGGGAGATCCACTATCtccttttttattcaaaatagtgGCAGAAGGCTTAGCGGGGATGGTGAGGCAAGCATCATTGGAAG GGTGCTCTTCTCTTTTCATGCAGGCTGCAGCTTCTTTCTTAGGCTACAAGGTTGATATCCTTCCTTTTAAATTCCTCGGTTTCACTGTGGGAGGTAATCAAAGAACTTTGAACTTCTGGAAACCGGTTATCTGTTCATTGAAAGAGAAATTAGCATTATGGAAAGGAAAACTTCTCTCTATAGGGGGTAGAGTCACACTTCTGAATAATGTGTTGTCCAATATCCCGTGCTATCAGCTGTCGTTTTATAAGCTACCTCTGAAAGCTGAAAAAGAAATAAGGGCAATACAAATAAAGTTTTTGTGGCAAGGTGTTACGGATAAGTGTGGCGTGGCTTGGGTTAAATGGGACATA TGGGTTTGGAGATTTTTGGTGGAGGAGGATTCTATATGGAATGGTGTCATGAAGCATAGGTATGGAGAATTGAGATCAAGATTGTGGAATTGTGATGCTGGAAGCTATGGCGTAAAAGACTCACTTTGGTGGAGAGACTTAATTGTCCTGTGTGCTAACCCTCATGGTATTATTCACAATATTAGAGTCAAGATTGGTAATGGAAGTGTGGCTATATTTTGGTCCTCTTGCTGGCTGGGAAATGCTTGTTTGGTTGTCCTTTATCCAAGCCTGTACCAGGAAACGACTTTCAAAGAAGATACAATGAAAAACATGGGGTACTGGCGTGGAGAATCTTGGTGCTGGAATGTTATCAAAGCGGAAGAGGTGCTTGGCTTGGAGGCGACAGCAGAATTGGAAGAATTGCAGGATTTGTTGATGGATAATACTCTGAATTTTAATTGTGAAGATGTTATCATTTGGCCGTTTGACGCGTCAAAGTGCTTTACGGTTCGATCTTGTTATAAACTTCTAATGCAGGCACATGGCAATGCAGAATTGGAGATTAGTAGCGGTCAAGGGCTGAAGGCAATTTGGGAGGCCCAG CCAAATTTTGATGGGCATAAATTCGTTGTCGGGCAAAATACCAACCAAAAGGACGACAACCATATGGTTGACGATTTGGTGGTGTATTTGGAAGATGAGAAACGACATGATATTCAATAA